TTATACTCAATGAAAATTAAAGAGCAAACTAGGAAGCTAGACGTAGGCTGCTCAAAACACTGTTTTGAGGTTGCAGATAGAGCTGACGTGGTTTGAAGAGATATTCGAAGAGTATTATTGTAATTGAGATTTATCTGGAAGGTAAGAGCCACCTAGATAGGTATTGCTGAGTTTTTCAAGGGTTCCATCTTGGTAGAGTTCTTTGAGCGCTTTATCAAATTTCTCTTTAAACTCTTTTTGGTCGCTTGAGAAAACGATATAGTTGTTGGGGCTATCGGCAGAAGGTAAATCAACGACTGAGAGGTCTAAGCCACGATCCTTGATGATTTTTTGAACGGATACCTTGTCAAAAACGAGGAAATCAAATTCGCCGTTAGAGAGGTCTAGGATTCGTTTACCGATATCCTCTCCAGAAAAATCGATAGTAGCGGGATTGTCAGTGTGTTTTTGGTTCCAGTTATTGATGAATTGAGCGTTTGAAGTTCCGGTATCCTCTTGTGTTGTTTTACCAGCAATTTGGTCAAGAGAAGTCAAAGGATTTTTCTTGTTGCTGACAAGGACGAGGGGATTGTTCGAAATTGGAAGTGAGTAAAGGTATTTTTCAGCACGCTCTTTTGTGTAACTCAAGTTATTGGCTGCAGCTTGATAGTGACCAGAATCAAGTCCTGGGAAGATACTCTCCCAGGCAGTTCTTTGGAATTGAATCTCGTAGTCGCTGAGTTTTTCATCCACTGCCTTTAGAACTTCGATATCGAAGCCTGTCAGATTGCCCTTGTCTTCGTAGTCAAATGGTGGCACATCACCAGCTGTAGCAACGACGATTGTCTTTTGAGAGCTGGTCTCTTTGGGTGTGGCTTGATTCCCGCAGGCAACCAAAAATGGTAGGATGGCTAGTAATAGGCTAAATTTTTTCATAATGTCTCCATTCAAATGTAAAGTTATCTGCTAGTTTATCAGAAACTGTCTTGATGAACCAATATATATTTTTTATGTCTGTGATAAAAAATCTTAATCATGAAAAATCCCTGCAAGCTCTTTCAAATTATGGTAGAATGGAAACAGTAGAATTAGAAAAGGAAATCGATTATGAAATTTCTTGAATTAAACAAAAAACGTCATGCGACTAAGCAGTTTACTGATAAGCCTGTTGATCCAAAAGATGTGCGTACGGCTATCGAAATTGCAACCTTGGCTCCAAGCGCCCACAACAGCCAGCCTTGGAAATTTGTAGTGGTGCGTGAGAAAAATGCTGAGCTGGCAAAATTGGCTTACGGTTCAAACTTTGAACAGGTATCATCAGCGCCTGTAACCATTGCCTTGTTTACAGACACAGATTTGGCTAAACGTGCTCGTAAGATTGCCCGAGTTGGTGGTGCTAACAATTTCTCAGAAGAACAACTTCAATACTTTATGAAAAATTTGCCTGCTGAATTTGCCCGTTACAATGAACAACAAGTCAGCGACTACCTAGCCCTCAATGCAGGTTTGGTTGCTATGAATTTGGTTCTGGCTCTTACAGACCAAGGAATCGGATCAAATTTGATCCTTGGATTTGACAAATCAAAAGTCAATGAGGTTTTGGAAATTGAAGACCGCTTCCGCCCAGAACTCTTGATTACAGTGGGTTATACAGACGAAAAATTGGAACCAAGCTACCGCTTGCCAGTAGATGAAATCATCGAGAAAAGATAGAAAGAAGAAAGAAATGACAACAATTGATTTTACAGCAGAAGTAGAAAAACGCAAAGAAGACCTCTTGGCTGACTTGTTTAGCCTTTTGGAAATCAACTCAGAACGTGATGACAGCAAGGCTGATGCTGAGCATCCATTTGGACCTGGGCCGGTAAAAGCCTTGGAAAAATTCCTTGAAATCGCAGACCGCGATGGCTACCTAACTAAAAATGTTGACAACTATGCAGGACATTTTGAGTTTGGTGATGGAGAAGAAGTTCTCGGAATCTTTGCTCACATGGACGTGGTTCCAGCTGGTAGCGGTTGGGACACAGACCCTTACACACCAACTATCAAAGACGGTCGCCTCTATGCGCGTGGAGCTTCTGATGACAAGGGACCTACAACAGCTTGTTACTATGGTTTGAAAATCATCAAAGAATTGGGACTTCCAACTTCTAAGAAAGTTCGTTTCATCGTTGGAACAGATGAAGAATCAGGCTGGGCAGACATGGACTACTATTTCGAGCACGTAGGACTTGCAAAACCAGACTTTGGTTTCTCTCCAGACGCTGAATTCCCTATCATCAATGGTGAAAAAGGAAATATCACGGAATACCTCCACTTTGCAGGTGAAAATGCAGGTGCTGCCCGTCTTCACAGCTTCACAGGTGGTTTGCGTGAAAACATGGTACCAGAATCAGCAACAGCAGTCGTTTCAGGTGATTTGGCTGACTTGCAAGGGAAACTAGATGCCTTTGTTGCAGAACACAAACTTAGAGGAGAACTCCAAGAAGAAAACGGTCAGTACAAGGTTACCATCATTGGTAAATCAGCCCACGGTGCTATGCCTGCTTCAGGTGTCAATGGTGCGACTTACCTAGCCCTCTTCCTTAGCCAGTTTAACTTTGCTGGTCCAGCCAAAGACTACCTTGACATCGCTGGTAAAATTCTCTTGAACGACCATGAGGGTGAAAATCTCAAGATTGCTCATGTGGATGAAAAGTTGGGTGCCCTTTCTATGAATGCCGGCGTCTTCCGCTTCGATGAAACAAGCGCTGATAATACCATTGCCCTTAACATCCGCTATCCAAAAGGAACAAGTCCAGAACAAATCAAGTCAATCCTTGAAAACTTGCCAGTTGCTTCTGTTAGCCTTTCTGAGCACGGTCACACCCCTCACTATGTGCCGATGGAAGATCCACTTGTGCAAACCTTGTTGAATGTTTATGAAAAACAAACTGGTCTTAAAGGTCACGAGCAAGTCATCGGTGGTGGAACCTTTGGTCGCTTGCTAGAACGAGGTGTTGCCTATGGTGCTATGTTCCCAGACTCAATTGACACCATGCACCAAGCCAATGAATTTATCGCTTTGGACGATCTCTTCCGAGCTGCAGCAATCTATGCCGAAGCTATTTACGAATTGATCAAATAAAACGATAGAAGTCTGAGATGCTATGCTTAGACTTCTTTTTGGAGGGAAAGTAGATGTCTCAAATTGAAAGAATCAAGCAGGCTATTATGGCAGATCCGCAGAATGTCAGCTATACAAAGCGTGGCATCGAGCCTCTCTTTGCAGCGCCAAAGACTGCTCGCATCAATATCATCGGTCAAGCGCCTGGTCTTAAAACCCAAGAAGCAGGCCTTTATTGGAAAGATAAGAGTGGTGACCGCCTGAGAGACTGGCTAGGTGTGGATGAAGATACCTTTTACAATTCAGGATATTTTGCTGTTTTGCCTATGGATTTCTACTTTCCAGGGCATGGCAAGTCAGGTGATCTGCCACCGAGAACTGGATTTGCAGAAAAATGGCATCCACAGCTCTTGCAAGAATTACCCGATATTCAATTGACCCTATTGATTGGGCAATATGCGCAGGCCTACTATTTACAGGAGAAAATCAGTGGCAAGGTGACAGAACGGGTAAAACACTACCAGAACTACTTGCCAACCTATTTTCCACTGGTACACCCATCACCACGCAATCAAATCTGGATGGCCAAAAATCCTTGGTTTGAGTCAGAAGTGGTGCCGGATTTGAAAAAAAGAATTAAAACTATTTTATAGTCAATGAAAATCAAAGAGCAAACTAGGAAGCTAGCCGCAGGTTGCTCAAAACACAGTTTTGAGGTTGTGGATAGAACTGACGAAGTCAGTAACTATACGTACGGTAAGGCGACGCTGACGTGGTTTGAAGAGATTTTCGAAGAGTATTAGGAGAAAAAGAATGAAAGAAATTTCCTTTGACGAATTTTACCAGCTTTACCAAAATGACCAACTTTCTCTAGTGGACGTGAGAGAAGTGGATGAGTTTGAAGCTCTTCATTTAGAAGGCGCCCACAACCTGCCACTTAGTCAATTGGCTGATACCTATGATCAGTTGGATAAGGACCAGTTACATTATGTTATTTGCAAATCTGGGATGAGATCGGCGCGTGCTTGTCAATTTCTAGCTGAACAAGGTTATGAGGTTATCAATATTCAAGGTGGCATGATGGCCTTTGAAGAACTTTAAAAATTTGCATTTCTCCTACTTGGTGTGGACTAGGTAGGAGAATTTTATTTTTAGACAATTCTAATTTTTAAGAATCTTGAAAACATTCAATATTTACTTCGTGAAGCTTTTTTCATACTCCTATTCATGATATACTAGGTCAGTATTTTATAAATATGAAGGAGATTTTCATGGCTAAAAAAGGTGCCTTAACAGGTTTACTCCTGTTTGGAATATTTTTTGGTGCGGGGAACTTGATTTTTCCGCCTTCTCTAGGTGCTCTATCTGGAGAACATTTTCTTCCTGCCATCGCAGGTTTTGTCTTTTCAGGCGTCGGTATCGCCGTCTTGACTCTTATTATTGGAACGCTAAATCCTAAAGGATATATCTACGAGATTTCAACAAAGATAGCGCCTTGGTTTGCGACTCTTTACCTTTCGGTTCTTTACTTGTCAATCGGTCCATTCTTTGCCATCCCACGTACAGCTACAACAGCTTACGAAGTAGGGATTAGCCCCCTTTTGTTGGATGCAAATAAAGGTCTTGGTTTGATTGTCTTTACGGTTCTTTACTTTGCAGCAGCGTATCTAATTTCGCTCAATCCATCAAAAATCTTGGACCGCATTGGACGTATTTTAACGCCAGTCTTTGCGATTTTGATTGTTATCTTGGTTGTTCTGGGAGCTTTCAAATACGGTGGAACAAGTCCTCAAGCTGCTTCAGTGGCTTATCAAGCTTCTGCCTTTGGTACAGGTTTCCTAGAAGGTTACAATACCTTGGACGCCCTTGCTTCAGTTGCCTTTAGCGTAATCGCAGTTCAAACCTTGAAACAACTTGGATTTTCAAGTAAGAAAGAATACATTTCAACTATTTGGGTGGTTGGTATCGTTGTTGCCCTTGCTTTCAGCGCTCTTTACATCGGTTTAGGTTTCCTTGGAAATCATTTCCCAGTACCAGCTGAAGCGATGAAGGGTGGAACACCAGGTGTTTACATCTTGTCACAAGCTACTCAAGAAATTTTTGGTTCAACAGCTCAACTCTTCCTTGCAGCTATGGTTACCGTAACCTGCTTCACAACAACAGTTGGTTTGATTGTGTCTACAGCTGAGTTCTTTAATGAGCGCTTCCCGCAAATCAGTTACAAGGTTTATGCGACAGCCTTTACCTTGATTGGATTTGCCATTGCCAATTTGGGTCTTGATGCGATTATCAAGTACTCAATCCCTGTACTGGTTATCTTGTACCCAATCACGATTGCCATCGTTATGATTGTCATTGTCAACAAATTTGTGGCTCTTTCAAAACCAGGTATGCAGTTGACAATTGCTGTTGTTACAGCTATTGCCATTGCAAGCGTATTAGGAAGCTCGTTTAAGGTTGAGTTTCTTGCAAACCTTGTCAACGCTCTTCCTTTTGCCAAGGCATCTCTTCCATGGTTGGTGCCAGCTATTGTCGGAATCTTGCTCTCATTGGTTCTACCAAACAAGCAAGAAAGTGATGTTTTTGAAATGGAATAACCATTAAAATCACTTTTGTAGCCAAGTCTACAGGAGTGATTTTCTTTTTTTATCCGATGATAAATGTGTTATAATAGGTAGCAAAAGAGGTGAAGAAATGAATCAAACAGTAGAATATATCAAAGAACTGACAGCCATTGCGTCGCCAACGGGCTTCACTCGTGAGGTTTCGGACTATTTAGTCAAGACTTTAGAAGGTTTTGGTTACCAGCCAGTTCGCACAGCCAAGGGCGGTGTCAATGTAACTATCAAAGGTCAAAATGATGAAGAGCATCGCTATGTGACTGCCCATGTAGATACGCTTGGTGCTATTGTCCGTGCTGTCAAACCAGATGGCCGTCTCAAAATGGACCGTATCGGTGGCTTTCCTTGGAACATGATTGAAGGAGAAAACTGTATCGTTCATGTGGCAAGCACAGGTCAAAAGGTATCAGGCACCATCCTCATCCACCAAACTTCTTGTCATGTCTATAAGGATGCAGGAACTGCAGAACGCACTCAGGACAATATGGAAGTGCGTTTGGACGCCAAAGTAACCAGTGAAAAAGAAACTCGTGCTCTTGGCATTGAGGTCGGTGATTTTATCAGTTTTGACCCACGAACTGTCGTGACAGAGACAGGTTTTATCAAGTCTCGCCATTTGGATGACAAGGTCAGCGCGGCGATTTTGCTTAACCTGCTTCGTATTTATATGGAAGAGAAGATTGAGTTGCCAGTAACAACCCATTTTGCCTTTTCAGTCTTTGAAGAAGTGGGGCATGGTGCTAATTCTAATATTCCTGCTCAAGTAGTCGAATATCTGGCTGTGGATATGGGAGCTATGGGGGATGATCAGCAAACAGATGAGTACACAGTGTCCATCTGTGTCAAGGATGCTTCAGGTCCTTATCACTATGACTTCCGTCAACATTTGGTGACCTTGGCTAAAAACCAAGATATTCCATTCAAGCTGGATATCTATCCATTTTATGGTTCGGACGCTTCAGCGGCTATGTCTGCAGGTGCAGAAGTTAAACACGCTCTTCTTGGTGCGGGTATCGAGTCTAGTCATTCTTATGAGCGTACTCATATTGACTCGGTGGTCGCAACAGAGCGTATGGTTGATGCTTATCTTAAGAGTGGGTTGGTAGACTAATATGTGCCTGATTTGCCAGAGAATTGACCTCATCAAGAAGGAAGAAAATCCTTACTTTGTCAAAGAGTTGGAAACAGGCTATCTTGTGATTGGAGACCATCAGTATTTTGAAGGCTATAGTCTCTTTCTAGCCAAGGAACACGTCACGGAATTGCACCATTTGAAAAAGGAAACAAGACTCCGTTTTCTCGAAGAAATGAGTCTAGTCCAAGAGGCAGTTGCCAAGGCCTTTGCTGCTGAGAAAATGAATATCGAACTGCTAGGAAATGGCGATGCCCATCTCCACTGGCATCTTTTTCCTAGACGAAGAGGTGATATGAATGGTCATGGTCTCAAGGGACGTGGTCCAGTTTGGTGGGTTCCCTTTGAAGAAATGACAGCAGAAACCTGCAAAGCAAAACCGGAAGAGATTAAAAGATTAGTCGAATGTTTATCGTCAGAAGTAGATAAACTATTAGAAATAAAGGAGTAGAAATGAAAAAAAGATACCTTATCTTGACAGCTTTGCTAGCCTTGAGTCTAGCAGCTTGTTCACAAGAAAAAGTAAAAAATGAAGATGGCGCAGCTAAGACAGAACAAACAGCCAAAGCTGATGGAACAGTCGGAAGTAAGCCTCAAGGAGCTGCCCAGAAAAAAGCAGAAGTGGTTAATAAAGGTGACTACTACAGCATCCAAGGGAAATACGATGAAATCATCGTAGCAAATAAACATTATCCTTTGTCAAAAGATTACAATCCAGGGGAAAATCCAACAGCCAAGGCAGAGTTGATCAAACTCATCAAAGCGATGCAAGAGGCAGGTTTCCCGATTAGTGACCATTACAGTGGTTTTAGAAGTTATGAAACTCAGACCAAGCTCTATCAAGATTATGTCAACCAAGATGGGAAAGAAGCTGCCGATCGTTATTCTGCTCGTCCTGGCTATAGTGAGCACCAGACAGGGTTGGCTTTTGATGTGATTGGGACAAATGGTGATTTGGTGACAGAAGAAAAAGCGGCCCAATGGCTCTTGGACCATGCGGCTGATTATGGTTTTGTTGTCCGTTATCTCAAAGGTAAGGAAAAGGAAACAGGCTATATGGCTGAAGAATGGCACCTTCGTTATGTCGGAAAAGAAGCTAAAGAAATTGCTGAGAGTGGTCTCAGTTTGGAAGAGTATTACGGCTTTGAAGGCGGAGATTATGTCGATTAAAAAATAAACTTTTCTCTTGCAATTCTAGATAAATAGTGTATAATAGATGGGTATGTAAAAAGCATACTTGTGGGAGGTAAAAATCTTTAATTACCGCCAAAACCACAAAGGAGGATTTAAAAATGGCTAAAAAAGTCGAAAAACTTGTAAAATTGCAAATCCCTGCTGGTAAAGCTACACCAGCTCCACCGGTTGGACCTGCTCTTGGTCAAGCTGGTATCAACATTATGGGATTCACAAAAGAGTTCAACGCTCGTACAGCTGACCAAGCTGGTATGATCATTCCAGTTGTTATCTCAGTTTACGAAGATAAATCATTTACTTTCATCACTAAAACACCACCAGCTGCTGTTCTTTTGAAAAAAGCTGCAGGTGTTGAAAAAGGATCAGGTACACCTAACAAAACTAAAGTTGCTACAGTTACTCGTGCACAAGTACAAGAAATTGCAGAAACTAAGATGCCAGATTTGAACGCAGCAAACATTGAGTCTGCAATGCGTATGATCGAAGGTACTGCTCGTTCTATGGGATTCACTGTTGTTGACTAATCAATAGCACACTAGAAAATCTCACAGCAGTCTATTAGTTGCTTTTCATACTAGGCAAGTGACTGATGCTTGTACTTGGGTACAGCAAGGGAACTTGACGACGTAGGAAAAGAAAAATAATAGACTGAAAACCCGCAAGACTTCATCATTTCGAGAAGTGACGTGGGAGATGAAAATCGATTGAACCACTTACAAGGAGAATAGAAAATGGCTAAAAAAAGCAAACAACTTCGTGCTGCTCTTGAGAAAATCGACAGCACAAAAGCATACAGCGTAGAAGAAGCTGTAGCACTTGCAAAAGAAACTAACTTTGCAAAATTTGACGCAACTGTAGAAGTTGCTTACAACTTGAACATCGACGTTAAAAAGGCTGACCAACAAATCCGTGGAGCAATGGTATTGCCAAACGGTACTGGTAAAACTTCACGCGTTCTTGTTTTCGCACGTGGTGCAAAAGCTGAAGAAGCAAAAGCTGCTGGTGCAGACTTTGTTGGTGAAGATGACCTTGTTGCTAAAATCAACGACGGTTGGTTGGACTTCGACGTAGTTATCGCTACACCTGACATGATGGCTCTTGTTGGACGTCTTGGACGTGTCCTTGGACCACGTAACTTGATGCCAAACCCTAAAACTGGTACTGTAACAATGGATGTTGCTAAAGCAGTTGAAGAGTCTAAAGGTGGTAAAATCACTTACCGTGCTGACCGTGCAGGTAACGTTCAAGCAATCATCGGTAAAGTATCATTTGAAGCTGAAAAATTGGTTGAAAACTTCAAAGCTTTCAACGAAACAATTCAAAAAGCAAAACCAGCTACAGCTAAAGGAACTTACGTAACAAACTTGACGATCACAACTACTCAAGGTGTTGGTATCAAAGTTGACGTAAACTCACTTTAATCAGTAGTTTATACAGAGAGAACGAGTACGAAAGTGCTCGTTTTTTTGGCGTACGACGGGCATGTCGTACATCTGAGGTGTAAGTCCTCGGTAGGCACCTGCTACCGGTGAACCCAATAGCGATTCCCAAGCCTGACTATCGTGAGGTAGCTGGGAGAGGAAGGGATAGCGAAATCGTGGCTCTACGAACAGAAAGGTGGAGGTTCGTAGAGCGGATGAAGAAGAGAGCAATTCCAAAGTACAAAAATAGTCGTAACCTGAATGTGTAAATGATGGAAGGAGTTGAATTCGAACTAGAGAGTTGATTAATAGATTTATGCTATAGTCATGGTGGTTTGTATGCTTTTGATTCTAGTTTATCAAATAATAGATTAGAATTGTCAGATAATATCATTTTATGTTATAATGAAGAAAAAACAGAGGTGTTCAAATGTCAGAAGCAGGTCATAAGTTTTTAGCAAAATTAGGGAAAAAACGCTTACGTCCAGGTGGAAAACGTGCTACAGATTGGTTAATTGAGGAAGGAGGATTTTCAAAAGAAAAGAGAATACTAGAAGTTGCGTGCAATAGGGGAACTACAGCAATTGAGTTGGCACAGCGTTTTGGTTGTAAGATAACTGCTGTTGATATGGATGCTCAAGCTTTAGAAGTGGCTAAAAAATCTGCTGAAACGGCAGGTGTTGCTCATTTAATCAGTTTTGAAAGAGCTAATGCAATGAAACTTCCTTATGAAGATGCTAGTTTTGATATTGTTATAAATGAAGCTATGCTGACTATGCAAGCCGATCAAGCTAAGAAAAAATGTGTAATGGAATATTTAAGGGT
Above is a genomic segment from Streptococcus sp. SN-1 containing:
- a CDS encoding amino acid ABC transporter substrate-binding protein — its product is MKKFSLLLAILPFLVACGNQATPKETSSQKTIVVATAGDVPPFDYEDKGNLTGFDIEVLKAVDEKLSDYEIQFQRTAWESIFPGLDSGHYQAAANNLSYTKERAEKYLYSLPISNNPLVLVSNKKNPLTSLDQIAGKTTQEDTGTSNAQFINNWNQKHTDNPATIDFSGEDIGKRILDLSNGEFDFLVFDKVSVQKIIKDRGLDLSVVDLPSADSPNNYIVFSSDQKEFKEKFDKALKELYQDGTLEKLSNTYLGGSYLPDKSQLQ
- a CDS encoding nitroreductase family protein, whose amino-acid sequence is MKFLELNKKRHATKQFTDKPVDPKDVRTAIEIATLAPSAHNSQPWKFVVVREKNAELAKLAYGSNFEQVSSAPVTIALFTDTDLAKRARKIARVGGANNFSEEQLQYFMKNLPAEFARYNEQQVSDYLALNAGLVAMNLVLALTDQGIGSNLILGFDKSKVNEVLEIEDRFRPELLITVGYTDEKLEPSYRLPVDEIIEKR
- the pepV gene encoding dipeptidase PepV; protein product: MTTIDFTAEVEKRKEDLLADLFSLLEINSERDDSKADAEHPFGPGPVKALEKFLEIADRDGYLTKNVDNYAGHFEFGDGEEVLGIFAHMDVVPAGSGWDTDPYTPTIKDGRLYARGASDDKGPTTACYYGLKIIKELGLPTSKKVRFIVGTDEESGWADMDYYFEHVGLAKPDFGFSPDAEFPIINGEKGNITEYLHFAGENAGAARLHSFTGGLRENMVPESATAVVSGDLADLQGKLDAFVAEHKLRGELQEENGQYKVTIIGKSAHGAMPASGVNGATYLALFLSQFNFAGPAKDYLDIAGKILLNDHEGENLKIAHVDEKLGALSMNAGVFRFDETSADNTIALNIRYPKGTSPEQIKSILENLPVASVSLSEHGHTPHYVPMEDPLVQTLLNVYEKQTGLKGHEQVIGGGTFGRLLERGVAYGAMFPDSIDTMHQANEFIALDDLFRAAAIYAEAIYELIK
- a CDS encoding uracil-DNA glycosylase family protein, which produces MSQIERIKQAIMADPQNVSYTKRGIEPLFAAPKTARINIIGQAPGLKTQEAGLYWKDKSGDRLRDWLGVDEDTFYNSGYFAVLPMDFYFPGHGKSGDLPPRTGFAEKWHPQLLQELPDIQLTLLIGQYAQAYYLQEKISGKVTERVKHYQNYLPTYFPLVHPSPRNQIWMAKNPWFESEVVPDLKKRIKTIL
- a CDS encoding rhodanese-like domain-containing protein, which gives rise to MKEISFDEFYQLYQNDQLSLVDVREVDEFEALHLEGAHNLPLSQLADTYDQLDKDQLHYVICKSGMRSARACQFLAEQGYEVINIQGGMMAFEEL
- the brnQ gene encoding branched-chain amino acid transport system II carrier protein, encoding MAKKGALTGLLLFGIFFGAGNLIFPPSLGALSGEHFLPAIAGFVFSGVGIAVLTLIIGTLNPKGYIYEISTKIAPWFATLYLSVLYLSIGPFFAIPRTATTAYEVGISPLLLDANKGLGLIVFTVLYFAAAYLISLNPSKILDRIGRILTPVFAILIVILVVLGAFKYGGTSPQAASVAYQASAFGTGFLEGYNTLDALASVAFSVIAVQTLKQLGFSSKKEYISTIWVVGIVVALAFSALYIGLGFLGNHFPVPAEAMKGGTPGVYILSQATQEIFGSTAQLFLAAMVTVTCFTTTVGLIVSTAEFFNERFPQISYKVYATAFTLIGFAIANLGLDAIIKYSIPVLVILYPITIAIVMIVIVNKFVALSKPGMQLTIAVVTAIAIASVLGSSFKVEFLANLVNALPFAKASLPWLVPAIVGILLSLVLPNKQESDVFEME
- a CDS encoding M42 family metallopeptidase, whose protein sequence is MNQTVEYIKELTAIASPTGFTREVSDYLVKTLEGFGYQPVRTAKGGVNVTIKGQNDEEHRYVTAHVDTLGAIVRAVKPDGRLKMDRIGGFPWNMIEGENCIVHVASTGQKVSGTILIHQTSCHVYKDAGTAERTQDNMEVRLDAKVTSEKETRALGIEVGDFISFDPRTVVTETGFIKSRHLDDKVSAAILLNLLRIYMEEKIELPVTTHFAFSVFEEVGHGANSNIPAQVVEYLAVDMGAMGDDQQTDEYTVSICVKDASGPYHYDFRQHLVTLAKNQDIPFKLDIYPFYGSDASAAMSAGAEVKHALLGAGIESSHSYERTHIDSVVATERMVDAYLKSGLVD
- a CDS encoding HIT family protein; amino-acid sequence: MCLICQRIDLIKKEENPYFVKELETGYLVIGDHQYFEGYSLFLAKEHVTELHHLKKETRLRFLEEMSLVQEAVAKAFAAEKMNIELLGNGDAHLHWHLFPRRRGDMNGHGLKGRGPVWWVPFEEMTAETCKAKPEEIKRLVECLSSEVDKLLEIKE
- the ldcB gene encoding LD-carboxypeptidase LdcB/DacB, with the protein product MKKRYLILTALLALSLAACSQEKVKNEDGAAKTEQTAKADGTVGSKPQGAAQKKAEVVNKGDYYSIQGKYDEIIVANKHYPLSKDYNPGENPTAKAELIKLIKAMQEAGFPISDHYSGFRSYETQTKLYQDYVNQDGKEAADRYSARPGYSEHQTGLAFDVIGTNGDLVTEEKAAQWLLDHAADYGFVVRYLKGKEKETGYMAEEWHLRYVGKEAKEIAESGLSLEEYYGFEGGDYVD
- the rplK gene encoding 50S ribosomal protein L11 — protein: MAKKVEKLVKLQIPAGKATPAPPVGPALGQAGINIMGFTKEFNARTADQAGMIIPVVISVYEDKSFTFITKTPPAAVLLKKAAGVEKGSGTPNKTKVATVTRAQVQEIAETKMPDLNAANIESAMRMIEGTARSMGFTVVD
- the rplA gene encoding 50S ribosomal protein L1, encoding MAKKSKQLRAALEKIDSTKAYSVEEAVALAKETNFAKFDATVEVAYNLNIDVKKADQQIRGAMVLPNGTGKTSRVLVFARGAKAEEAKAAGADFVGEDDLVAKINDGWLDFDVVIATPDMMALVGRLGRVLGPRNLMPNPKTGTVTMDVAKAVEESKGGKITYRADRAGNVQAIIGKVSFEAEKLVENFKAFNETIQKAKPATAKGTYVTNLTITTTQGVGIKVDVNSL
- a CDS encoding class I SAM-dependent methyltransferase, with protein sequence MSEAGHKFLAKLGKKRLRPGGKRATDWLIEEGGFSKEKRILEVACNRGTTAIELAQRFGCKITAVDMDAQALEVAKKSAETAGVAHLISFERANAMKLPYEDASFDIVINEAMLTMQADQAKKKCVMEYLRVLKPEGLLLTHDVLLKEAKESVRQELSQAIHVNVGPLTQDGWEELMIESGYCDVKVLTGEMTLMKLSGMIYDEGWLGTLKICVNACKKENRKQFLTMYKMFDKNKKNLGFIAMASHKSSNR